A window of the Vibrio ostreae genome harbors these coding sequences:
- a CDS encoding sigma-54-dependent transcriptional regulator has translation MNILLVEDDADLAELLCEELEAEGYQVTVVDCVEAAEPLLATTNIDLVISDLRLPGRNGITLLPVVKAMNNAPAMLLITAFGSVDQAVQALKAGADDFLTKPFDMDHCLLTVRRLLEHRQLKESIGGRRFHGILGESTVMQSLFKSIEQVARADSPVLVLGESGTGKELVAKAIHQQSERKQGPFLAVNCAGIPNELLESEFFGHAAGAYTGAGKSRQGLLREAQGGTLLLDEIGEMPLALQAKLLRVLQEGTVRPVGSDKEVAVDVRIIAATHRDPEAMVAENQFREDLFFRLETFTLQVPPLRQRGDDIALLTRYFMTQQQQKGKTQAHQLSQAAWRLLLNYGFPGNVRELQNAIERAAVFCDGEEIMPEHLPQRMRQSQDSALKNVFEGLSSEAMPPLLSLQQDYVHYVMQKTQGNKAQAAQILGVTRRTLYRWLEEAQAEESISKD, from the coding sequence ATGAATATTTTATTAGTGGAAGATGATGCCGATCTGGCGGAATTGTTGTGTGAAGAGCTTGAAGCCGAAGGCTATCAGGTTACGGTGGTCGATTGTGTAGAAGCCGCCGAGCCACTTCTGGCCACGACCAATATTGATTTGGTGATTTCTGATTTGCGTCTGCCGGGGCGTAACGGTATCACTCTGCTGCCTGTGGTGAAGGCGATGAACAATGCGCCGGCGATGTTGCTCATCACGGCGTTTGGTTCGGTCGACCAGGCCGTGCAGGCGCTTAAAGCCGGGGCGGACGACTTTCTGACCAAACCGTTTGATATGGACCACTGCCTGCTAACGGTACGCCGCTTACTAGAGCATCGTCAGTTAAAAGAAAGTATCGGCGGACGCCGTTTTCACGGCATATTGGGTGAAAGTACTGTGATGCAAAGTCTGTTCAAAAGTATCGAACAGGTTGCGCGGGCTGACAGTCCGGTGCTGGTGCTGGGTGAGAGTGGCACCGGTAAAGAGCTGGTGGCGAAAGCGATTCATCAGCAGAGTGAGCGCAAGCAAGGGCCGTTTCTGGCAGTGAACTGTGCCGGTATCCCCAACGAGCTGTTAGAAAGCGAGTTTTTCGGACATGCGGCCGGGGCGTATACCGGTGCGGGCAAGTCCCGGCAGGGCCTGCTGCGCGAAGCGCAGGGCGGTACGCTACTCTTGGATGAAATTGGTGAAATGCCGCTCGCGCTGCAAGCGAAACTGCTGCGGGTATTACAGGAAGGCACGGTGCGTCCGGTCGGTAGTGATAAAGAAGTGGCGGTTGATGTGCGCATTATCGCTGCTACCCACCGAGATCCGGAAGCCATGGTGGCTGAGAATCAGTTCCGTGAAGACCTGTTTTTCCGGCTGGAAACCTTCACCCTGCAGGTACCACCGCTCCGTCAGCGCGGCGATGACATTGCACTGCTCACCCGTTACTTTATGACTCAGCAACAGCAAAAGGGTAAAACGCAGGCACATCAACTCAGTCAGGCGGCATGGCGACTCCTGCTCAATTACGGTTTTCCCGGTAATGTGCGCGAGCTGCAAAACGCGATAGAACGTGCCGCGGTATTTTGTGATGGTGAAGAGATCATGCCGGAACATCTGCCGCAACGTATGCGCCAGTCGCAGGACTCTGCGTTGAAAAATGTATTTGAGGGCTTATCGTCTGAGGCCATGCCGCCACTGTTGTCGCTGCAGCAAGACTATGTGCACTACGTGATGCAAAAGACCCAGGGTAACAAAGCGCAGGCGGCACAGATCCTAGGCGTGACACGCCGGACCTTGTACCGCTGGCTGGAAGAGGCGCAGGCCGAAGAGTCAATTTCCAAAGATTGA
- a CDS encoding c-type cytochrome: MTLKRLILSVIALAVIVFGLIVTGIWGPSGHNPAPEQQVQTTQTPPGMSRGEYVAKMSDCTACHTTEKDKPFAGGLGMPLPIGTLYSTNITPDKETGIGNYSLDDFKRVLREGVRKDGGHLYPAMPYTEYTKLSDNDIAAMYDYFMNSVQPVKQANRPNDIPALLSMRWPLAIWNWMFHEQGAYQTQQDKGAEWNRGAYLVQGSTHCGTCHTPRGVAMQTTANDETETGFLSGADLAGWHAFNISNDNANGLGDWSNDEIVQYLKTGSVAGKAQAAGPMAEAVENSFRFLTDDDLNAIAVYLRSVPAVSEGSTSRYAQGEAVAQDLQLRGLPIETTREEMPGEYLYMANCSTCHDADGSGSPDGYYPSVYHNSVVGSEKSGNLIQVVLHGVKRDTNDGEVFMPAFGQHLSDDQIATLVNFLTDTYGQGNAQVEPQDVAELRATAE; encoded by the coding sequence ATGACACTGAAACGGTTAATCCTGTCAGTAATTGCACTGGCTGTCATCGTCTTTGGCCTGATTGTCACTGGTATCTGGGGGCCAAGCGGTCACAATCCGGCACCGGAGCAACAAGTACAAACCACGCAAACGCCGCCAGGCATGAGCCGGGGTGAATACGTGGCGAAAATGTCTGACTGTACGGCCTGTCATACCACCGAGAAAGACAAACCTTTCGCCGGCGGTCTGGGCATGCCACTGCCAATCGGTACACTGTATTCGACTAATATTACCCCGGATAAAGAAACCGGTATTGGCAATTATTCGCTCGACGACTTCAAGCGCGTGCTGCGTGAAGGGGTGCGTAAAGATGGCGGTCACCTGTATCCGGCCATGCCGTATACCGAGTACACCAAGCTGTCCGACAACGACATCGCAGCCATGTACGATTACTTTATGAACTCGGTGCAACCGGTCAAACAAGCCAACCGTCCGAATGATATTCCTGCGCTGCTGTCGATGCGCTGGCCACTGGCTATCTGGAACTGGATGTTCCACGAGCAAGGCGCTTACCAGACGCAGCAGGACAAAGGAGCAGAGTGGAACCGTGGCGCTTACCTGGTGCAAGGTTCAACCCACTGTGGTACCTGTCACACTCCGCGCGGCGTCGCGATGCAGACCACGGCCAATGATGAAACCGAAACCGGCTTCCTGTCAGGCGCTGATCTGGCCGGCTGGCATGCATTCAATATCAGCAATGATAACGCCAATGGTCTGGGTGACTGGAGCAATGACGAGATTGTCCAGTATCTGAAAACCGGTTCAGTGGCAGGCAAGGCTCAGGCGGCAGGTCCGATGGCTGAAGCGGTGGAAAACAGCTTCCGTTTCCTGACGGATGATGATCTCAATGCCATCGCAGTTTACCTGCGCTCAGTACCGGCCGTGTCTGAGGGCAGCACATCACGTTATGCACAGGGCGAAGCGGTGGCTCAGGATCTGCAACTACGCGGTCTGCCAATCGAAACCACGCGTGAAGAGATGCCAGGAGAATACCTCTACATGGCCAACTGCAGCACCTGTCACGATGCGGACGGCAGCGGCTCTCCGGATGGTTACTACCCGTCGGTGTACCACAACAGCGTGGTGGGTAGCGAGAAAAGCGGCAACCTGATCCAGGTCGTACTGCACGGCGTGAAACGCGATACCAATGACGGTGAAGTGTTTATGCCCGCCTTCGGCCAGCATCTGTCTGATGACCAAATCGCCACTCTGGTTAACTTCCTGACCGATACTTATGGTCAGGGCAACGCTCAGGTTGAGCCACAAGATGTCGCCGAACTGCGCGCCACTGCCGAGTAA
- a CDS encoding GMC oxidoreductase: MGDNPKDSVVDKDCRTHDHDNLFIASSGTMPTVGTVNCTLTIAALSLRIAATLNKEV; encoded by the coding sequence ATGGGTGACAACCCGAAAGACAGTGTGGTGGATAAAGACTGCCGAACTCACGATCACGATAACCTGTTTATCGCCAGTTCCGGCACCATGCCAACCGTGGGCACCGTCAACTGTACCCTGACTATCGCCGCATTGTCGCTGCGTATTGCAGCCACGCTGAACAAGGAGGTGTAA
- a CDS encoding DUF4168 domain-containing protein, with protein MRKLTMTALMTAMLASVTATSAFAAQEGQAQQQQQQAAAPQQAQPIEVNDEQLEQFAEAQASVNEIRVDAMTKLKNSEDPKEAQEIQQQANQEMVDAVQDTGLSVEDYNLIARAVQNDTSLQSRLQQMSEG; from the coding sequence ATGCGCAAACTAACCATGACCGCCCTGATGACTGCAATGCTAGCCTCTGTCACTGCCACCTCGGCATTTGCTGCCCAAGAGGGACAGGCACAGCAGCAACAACAGCAAGCTGCTGCACCGCAGCAAGCTCAACCGATTGAAGTTAACGACGAGCAACTGGAGCAGTTTGCCGAGGCTCAGGCATCCGTCAATGAGATCCGTGTTGACGCGATGACCAAACTGAAAAACAGTGAAGATCCAAAAGAAGCACAAGAGATTCAGCAGCAAGCCAACCAGGAAATGGTTGATGCCGTGCAGGACACCGGTTTGTCCGTAGAAGATTACAACCTGATCGCGCGTGCCGTGCAGAACGACACTTCACTGCAATCGCGCTTACAGCAGATGAGCGAAGGTTAA
- a CDS encoding sensor histidine kinase, with protein sequence MKKKYRMTLTMRILLLVFVPLWALSGASIGIGTHYMAEQQTRKLKDDIKLIARAIRVPIGEAINQGDLATVRRTLDAVFSLGQVYGASVYNEDGQRIAAAGIAGQEDSTDNPLAEQLVRVGQDGDAYQHQAGRRVFSHFVPVTDETGKISSMVEVTRRASDFSATMDRIIFWAWGCWGVVGLLTLGIVLLGYRQAVGRQVANLTNVMADVGRGQLGVRAPQSGATELGTIAEAFNQMLDDIEQAQQAIAAHRQQEATLNQQLERQERMAALGRLVSGIAHELGAPLNVIDGRARRLSRHHQQESAQHELSAIRGQVKRLTRIVHQLLDFSRSGAQREAIELRESVQAAVDSIKHELASVPPKITVDIPPEVSVTVDPARFELLLVNLLRNACQAAVSQVGVSYQSDADSWSLSVWDDGAGIDAELDPQRLLEPFFTTKPKGQGTGLGLAIVHNIVSDHHGELRLSHAQTGGLQVSLRFPEEVKA encoded by the coding sequence GTGAAGAAAAAGTATCGCATGACCTTAACCATGCGCATATTACTGTTGGTGTTTGTGCCGTTATGGGCGCTATCCGGAGCCTCGATAGGAATTGGTACTCATTACATGGCTGAGCAGCAGACGCGTAAGCTCAAAGATGACATTAAATTGATCGCGCGCGCGATCCGGGTGCCCATCGGTGAAGCGATTAACCAGGGGGATTTAGCCACGGTTCGGCGTACGCTGGATGCGGTGTTTTCTCTCGGGCAGGTGTATGGCGCGTCGGTTTATAACGAAGATGGTCAGCGTATCGCAGCAGCCGGTATTGCCGGCCAGGAAGACAGTACCGATAACCCGTTGGCTGAACAGTTGGTGCGCGTTGGTCAGGATGGTGATGCCTACCAGCATCAGGCCGGTCGCCGGGTGTTTTCCCATTTTGTGCCGGTGACCGATGAAACCGGCAAAATCTCCAGCATGGTGGAAGTGACTCGCCGCGCCAGTGATTTCTCTGCCACCATGGACCGCATCATTTTCTGGGCGTGGGGCTGCTGGGGTGTAGTGGGGTTGCTGACGCTGGGTATTGTACTGCTCGGCTATCGGCAGGCGGTCGGCCGCCAGGTGGCGAACTTAACCAACGTCATGGCGGATGTGGGCCGCGGACAGCTGGGAGTGCGGGCGCCGCAATCGGGTGCCACTGAGCTGGGCACGATTGCCGAGGCGTTTAACCAGATGCTGGATGATATCGAACAGGCTCAGCAGGCGATTGCCGCACACCGCCAACAGGAAGCAACCCTAAACCAGCAGCTGGAACGTCAGGAACGGATGGCGGCTTTGGGGCGTTTAGTCAGTGGTATCGCGCATGAACTCGGCGCGCCGCTCAATGTGATTGATGGCCGGGCACGTCGTCTTAGCCGGCATCATCAGCAAGAGTCTGCACAACATGAACTCAGTGCCATTCGTGGCCAGGTGAAGCGCCTGACCCGCATTGTCCATCAACTGCTGGATTTTTCACGCAGCGGTGCACAGCGTGAAGCGATTGAGCTGCGTGAATCGGTGCAGGCTGCGGTGGATTCAATCAAACATGAACTGGCATCTGTGCCTCCGAAAATTACAGTGGATATCCCGCCTGAGGTCAGCGTCACGGTCGATCCGGCCCGCTTTGAGCTGCTGTTGGTGAACTTATTGCGCAATGCCTGTCAGGCGGCCGTTTCTCAGGTCGGCGTGAGTTATCAAAGCGATGCGGATAGCTGGTCTCTGTCGGTGTGGGATGATGGCGCTGGTATTGACGCTGAACTCGATCCACAGCGACTGCTGGAGCCGTTTTTTACCACCAAACCCAAAGGGCAGGGCACAGGGTTAGGCTTGGCGATTGTGCATAATATCGTGAGCGATCATCACGGTGAGTTGCGTTTAAGCCATGCTCAGACGGGCGGTCTGCAAGTGTCACTGCGTTTTCCTGAGGAAGTGAAAGCATGA
- a CDS encoding GMC family oxidoreductase N-terminal domain-containing protein — translation MTTTQQADVVVVGSGVAGGLVAHQLALAGKSVIILEAGPRYSRGEIVERFRNQPNKMDFMAPYPSTPYAPHPEFNPDNGYLVQKGEQAYDAQYIRAVGGTTWHWAGSAWRFIPSDFKLKSIYGVGRDWPLEYKDLELWYQRAEEELGVWGPADEELGSPRSKPYPMAPLPISYNEKVIKDRLNDNGFYVVTEPVARNSRPYDNRPTCCGNNNCMPICPIGAMYNGITHVEKAEAAGAKLIDKAVVYKIEKGADNRIVAVHYKTPDGESVKVEGKYFVLAANGIETPKLMLMSDVGNSSDMVGRNLMDHPGTGIRFFADEKLWPGRGAQEMTSIIGWRDGDFRSEYAGKKIHLSNLSRTDQMTQEILAQDRLLLGNVLDNEIRDKAARYVQFDSFHELLPHPENRIVASSSKDAMGIAKPEFYYAIDDYVKRSAVHTREAYTKIAQLMGGH, via the coding sequence ATGACCACCACCCAACAAGCAGATGTCGTCGTTGTAGGTTCAGGCGTTGCGGGCGGACTGGTCGCGCACCAACTGGCGCTGGCCGGTAAATCCGTCATCATTCTCGAAGCCGGTCCGCGTTACTCGCGTGGCGAAATTGTCGAACGTTTCCGTAACCAGCCGAACAAAATGGACTTCATGGCGCCGTACCCGTCAACGCCCTATGCGCCTCATCCGGAATTTAATCCGGACAACGGCTATCTGGTACAAAAGGGCGAGCAGGCCTATGACGCGCAGTATATTCGTGCGGTCGGCGGTACGACCTGGCACTGGGCCGGTTCGGCATGGCGTTTTATCCCGTCCGACTTCAAACTGAAATCGATTTACGGTGTTGGTCGTGACTGGCCACTGGAATACAAAGACCTTGAACTATGGTATCAGCGCGCCGAAGAAGAGCTTGGCGTTTGGGGGCCAGCGGATGAAGAACTGGGGTCACCGCGCTCCAAGCCGTATCCGATGGCCCCGCTGCCAATTTCTTACAACGAAAAAGTGATTAAAGATCGTCTCAATGACAATGGATTTTATGTCGTCACTGAGCCGGTCGCGCGTAACAGTCGCCCGTACGACAACCGCCCGACGTGCTGCGGTAACAACAACTGTATGCCGATCTGTCCGATTGGTGCGATGTACAACGGCATTACCCACGTTGAGAAAGCCGAAGCCGCCGGTGCCAAGCTGATCGATAAAGCGGTGGTGTACAAGATTGAAAAAGGTGCCGACAACCGTATTGTTGCCGTGCATTACAAGACCCCGGACGGTGAATCGGTCAAAGTCGAAGGAAAATACTTCGTTCTGGCCGCCAACGGAATCGAAACACCCAAACTAATGCTGATGTCCGATGTGGGTAACAGCTCAGACATGGTTGGCCGTAACCTGATGGACCACCCGGGCACCGGTATCCGCTTCTTCGCTGACGAGAAATTATGGCCAGGTCGCGGCGCGCAGGAGATGACCTCAATCATTGGCTGGCGTGACGGTGATTTCCGCTCTGAATACGCGGGTAAGAAAATTCACCTGTCGAACCTATCTCGTACTGATCAGATGACGCAGGAAATTCTGGCGCAGGATCGTCTGCTCCTGGGTAACGTGCTGGATAATGAGATCCGTGATAAAGCCGCTCGATACGTCCAGTTCGACAGCTTCCACGAACTGCTGCCGCATCCGGAAAACCGCATTGTCGCCAGCAGTTCAAAAGACGCAATGGGCATTGCCAAACCTGAGTTCTACTACGCGATTGATGACTACGTTAAACGCAGTGCGGTTCACACCCGTGAAGCTTACACTAAGATTGCTCAGCTGATGGGGGGGCACTGA
- a CDS encoding WYL domain-containing protein has protein sequence MEWLVLGLIVFAIYWVRKSKKTMHNTEKVAVTPSKKTAPAPTTKVTPKKSITPETAEVETLTPRREKALYNLANKILEDDIVDLEESKKLRAWFKRYPESKEDPRTKELAATVELYLEDKVLDNDEALHLFVLLTDFCDGFEEREQANEKPKKKPAPTSGKRINIEKSSGLSFLNELEPGAQYFMNYKDAAGKVSDREIVLRKIEQNASGDTYVKAFCLMRNSIRTFRADRITGICNVDTGEAFV, from the coding sequence ATGGAATGGTTGGTTTTAGGTTTAATAGTTTTTGCTATCTATTGGGTTCGTAAATCAAAGAAAACAATGCATAACACCGAGAAGGTCGCGGTAACACCCAGTAAAAAGACTGCACCAGCCCCTACCACAAAAGTTACACCGAAAAAATCAATCACGCCTGAAACTGCCGAAGTTGAAACACTCACACCACGCAGAGAAAAAGCACTATACAACCTAGCCAATAAAATTCTAGAAGATGACATTGTTGATCTAGAAGAATCTAAAAAGCTGCGTGCATGGTTTAAGCGCTACCCTGAATCGAAAGAAGACCCAAGAACTAAAGAACTGGCGGCAACTGTTGAACTTTACCTGGAAGACAAAGTACTCGACAACGATGAAGCTCTTCATCTATTCGTCCTTCTAACCGATTTCTGTGATGGGTTCGAGGAACGCGAACAAGCCAACGAAAAACCGAAGAAGAAACCAGCCCCGACATCCGGAAAGCGAATCAATATAGAGAAATCATCCGGATTATCATTTCTTAATGAGCTAGAACCAGGCGCCCAATACTTTATGAACTACAAGGACGCTGCAGGGAAAGTATCTGACCGCGAGATTGTTTTAAGAAAAATTGAGCAGAACGCCAGTGGCGATACATACGTCAAAGCTTTCTGTTTGATGAGGAATTCTATTCGCACGTTCAGAGCAGATCGAATTACTGGTATCTGCAATGTCGATACTGGTGAGGCGTTTGTTTAG
- a CDS encoding DUF4145 domain-containing protein — protein MVFSWQCPYCNHNATITNEQHSTVHHTFHLNNKHDESLRLLTNAIVCPNPICREYSITAELGIANRSALYKLEYSLASWTLRPLSKAKPLPDYIPKAVIADYEEACLIKDLSPKSSATLARRCLQGILRDFWNVKPARLVDEIKSIQDKVDPITWQSIDAIRNVGNIGAHMEKDINVIVDVDPDEAQLLIGLLEHLIKEWYINRHERKQQMEALIGVAKQKQEARHNTKVEE, from the coding sequence ATGGTTTTTTCATGGCAATGCCCATACTGCAATCACAATGCTACGATTACAAACGAGCAGCATTCAACTGTGCACCATACCTTTCACTTAAATAATAAACACGATGAATCATTGCGACTGTTGACCAATGCCATTGTGTGTCCAAATCCAATTTGCCGTGAATACAGCATCACAGCCGAACTTGGAATTGCCAACCGTTCCGCTCTTTATAAGCTGGAATACTCCTTGGCATCTTGGACCTTAAGGCCTCTATCTAAAGCTAAACCACTTCCCGACTACATACCTAAAGCCGTAATCGCCGACTATGAAGAAGCCTGCTTAATTAAAGACTTGAGTCCAAAATCTTCCGCAACTTTGGCTCGTCGATGCTTACAAGGCATTCTGCGAGACTTTTGGAACGTTAAACCAGCACGACTAGTCGACGAAATCAAAAGTATTCAGGACAAAGTAGATCCTATTACCTGGCAATCAATTGATGCAATTCGCAACGTCGGAAACATAGGTGCGCACATGGAGAAAGACATTAACGTTATCGTTGATGTCGACCCTGATGAAGCACAACTACTGATCGGTTTGCTCGAGCATCTAATCAAAGAATGGTACATCAACAGACATGAGCGCAAGCAGCAGATGGAAGCGCTGATTGGAGTTGCTAAGCAAAAGCAAGAAGCTAGGCACAATACAAAAGTTGAAGAATAA
- a CDS encoding sorbitol dehydrogenase family protein, giving the protein MNKKSPHLETSAQQMSRRNILKGVASIGLLSLVAPLPLSVLAQESASADPIALFTLVSERLTQHQNLSPILSERFFQALQARNPDFEAHLKLLVKEMAQIETRLLATTLSPSAQQTAKSIISAWYTGIVGAGLDAQVITYRHALQFNAVDDVLEIRSYCPNKPGFWAAKPIERKA; this is encoded by the coding sequence ATGAATAAAAAATCTCCCCACCTGGAGACATCGGCTCAACAGATGTCACGCAGGAACATACTCAAAGGGGTGGCGTCAATCGGCTTGCTTTCGCTTGTTGCTCCGCTGCCTCTGAGCGTACTGGCTCAGGAATCGGCCTCCGCCGATCCTATTGCTTTGTTCACTCTTGTGTCAGAACGACTGACTCAGCATCAGAACCTGTCTCCCATCCTCTCTGAACGTTTCTTTCAGGCACTGCAGGCGCGTAACCCAGATTTTGAAGCCCATCTGAAATTATTGGTTAAAGAGATGGCGCAAATCGAGACTCGCTTGCTGGCGACTACGCTGTCGCCTTCGGCGCAGCAAACCGCCAAGTCCATCATTTCAGCCTGGTATACCGGTATTGTCGGTGCCGGACTTGATGCTCAGGTCATCACGTACCGCCACGCGCTGCAATTTAATGCCGTCGATGATGTCCTGGAGATCCGTTCTTACTGCCCTAACAAGCCCGGATTCTGGGCCGCTAAACCAATCGAGAGGAAAGCATAA
- a CDS encoding potassium channel family protein yields MRFMKWGWIDLLSSIPMLDTFRYGRIVRVVQVLRILRAVRSTKFIIGFLFRNKMHGTFTLVSLVSILLVIFGAVAMLQLEKGMPGSNIHNATEAIWWAFVTITTVGYGDYYPVTFEGRIVAAVLMTGGVGLFGAFTGFVASWFLEEDQEDQGKHIINNLRDEIQDLKSNIAELKALIEKK; encoded by the coding sequence ATGCGCTTTATGAAATGGGGCTGGATCGATCTGCTCTCCAGTATCCCGATGCTGGATACTTTTCGCTATGGCCGAATCGTGCGCGTAGTGCAGGTCCTGCGTATTCTCAGAGCCGTACGTTCAACCAAATTCATTATCGGCTTTTTATTTCGCAACAAGATGCACGGCACCTTCACCCTGGTTTCTCTGGTGTCGATTCTACTGGTGATCTTCGGTGCCGTCGCCATGTTGCAGCTCGAAAAAGGCATGCCCGGATCCAACATCCACAACGCCACCGAAGCCATCTGGTGGGCATTCGTCACCATCACCACGGTCGGTTACGGCGATTATTATCCGGTGACTTTCGAAGGGCGAATTGTCGCAGCTGTGCTGATGACCGGCGGCGTCGGCCTGTTCGGTGCCTTTACCGGCTTTGTCGCATCCTGGTTTCTGGAAGAAGATCAGGAAGACCAAGGCAAACACATCATTAATAACCTGCGCGATGAGATTCAGGATTTGAAAAGTAATATTGCCGAACTGAAAGCGCTGATCGAGAAAAAATAA